Sequence from the Miscanthus floridulus cultivar M001 chromosome 16, ASM1932011v1, whole genome shotgun sequence genome:
aaaggaagaagaccagatcaagacatcgttgaTCACGCCCtgcggcgcctactgctacatgaccatgtccttcAGTCTCAAAAACATGGGTGCGACTTATGAAAGAGCCATCCAACGCTGTCTCAAGGACCAAATCAGGAAGAATgtcgaggcctatgtcgatgatgtGGTAGTTAAGTCTAAGACTGTCGACACTCTCATCGCTGACCTCACTGAAGTTTTTAAAGCATTGAACATGTATCGATGGGTGGTAAATCCCACCAAGTGTATTTTTGGTGTTCCGTccggtatattgctaggcaacattGTCAGTCACCGcgacatcgaagccaacccagagaagatagcgTTGATGACTAACATGAAGTCACCAACCTATGTCAAAGACGTCTAGAAGTTAACAGGGTGCATGGCGGCTTTAATTCATTTCATATCCTGCCTGGGCaaaaagggactccccttcttcaTGCTACTTAAAGCTCAAGAGAAATTTGTTTGGTCGGAGGACGCTGACAACGCATTAACCGAGCTCAAGTGGTTCCTCACCACATCTCCGATCAAGACCGTCCCCCAAAAGGATGAGACCCTGCTAATCTACATCACGACGACCAACCGAGTAGTCAGCACCACCATCATCGTTGAGCGAGAAGAGGCCGACCACACATACAAAGTCCCACACcctatctacttcatcagcgaggtcttaAACGAGTCTAAGACTTGCTACCCGCAAGTCAAAAAGCTACTGTACGCCATCCTTATCACATCTCAGAAGCTCCACCACTACTTTGATGCCTACCACATGGTGTTAGTCATAGAGTACCTGCTCGGCGACATTCTCTACAACAAGGAAGCCAGTAGCCACATTATCAAATGGGTGGTCGAGCTTGGCACCTATACCATCGATTTTAGGCCCCGCCACACCATCAAATCGCAAGCACTCATCAGTTTCATTGCCGAGTGGACGGATATGCAGACTCCTGTCCTGATGGACCACCCCGagcactagaccatgtactttgacagGTCTCTCAACCTCAACGGTGCTGGGGCAGGCATATATTTCATCTCGCCATTAGGGGATAAGCTTCGCTATCTTTCGCCTACACTTCCCAGCATCCAACAATACTATTGAATACGAAGTGGCACTTTACGGTCTTCGTATAACTATTGAGCTCGATGTCAAATGCCTCTAGGTGTACGGCGACTCCGCACTcatgatcaatcagctcaacaaAGATTGGAATTGCACCAATAAGAAGATGGTCGCTTACTG
This genomic interval carries:
- the LOC136510696 gene encoding uncharacterized protein: MAALIHFISCLGKKGLPFFMLLKAQEKFVWSEDADNALTELKWFLTTSPIKTVPQKDETLLIYITTTNRVVSTTIIVEREEADHTYKVPHPIYFISEVLNESKTCYPQVKKLLYAILITSQKLHHYFDAYHMVLVIEYLLGDILYNKEASSHIIKWVVELGTYTIDFRPRHTIKSQALISFIAEWTDMQTPVLMDHPEH